The following proteins come from a genomic window of Lolium rigidum isolate FL_2022 chromosome 5, APGP_CSIRO_Lrig_0.1, whole genome shotgun sequence:
- the LOC124652033 gene encoding zinc finger BED domain-containing protein RICESLEEPER 2-like → MLKDVIAKKLKMNNGASSNSKSELDKYLAEDTEDVEMKLDILAWWKINESRFPVLAHLARDALAIPISSVASESAFSTSGRILDDFRTSLTPFMLEALVCGQDWLRRTTPIDIQESMEELAVIEKELIEEFGGLHISKGKADKKRACISKPVESMSISKPGT, encoded by the exons ATGCTAAAAGATGTCATTGCAAAGAAGCTGAAGATGAACAATGGTGCAAGTAGCAACTCCAAGTCCGAACTTGACAAATATCTAGCTGAAGATACTGAAGATGTGGAGATGAAGTTGGACATTCTTGCTTGGTGGAAGATCAATGAAAGCCGGTTTCCAGTCTTAGCTCACTTGGCACGTGATGCGCTTGCTATTCCAATCTCGAGTGTTGCATCAGAGTCTGCCTTCAGCACAAGTGGACGGATTTTAGATGACTTCCGTACCTCCCTTACTCCTTTTATGCTGGAAGCTCTAGTTTGTGGACAAGATTGGCTTAGAAGGACTACTCCAATTGATATCCAGGAGAGTATGGAGGAGCTAGCTGTGATTGAAAAAG AGCTTATTGAAGAATTTGGTGGCCTGCACATTAGCAAAGGAAAAGCTGATAAAAAGAGGGCATGCATTAGCAAACCTGTTGAAAGCATGTCCATTTCCAAACCTGGAACATGA